One genomic window of Eggerthella timonensis includes the following:
- the rpmG gene encoding 50S ribosomal protein L33, whose amino-acid sequence MRTLVTLACTECKRRNYTTKKNKQNNPDRIELKKYCKWCQCHTVHKETR is encoded by the coding sequence ATGCGTACGTTGGTCACTTTGGCGTGCACGGAGTGCAAGCGCCGTAACTACACGACCAAGAAGAACAAGCAGAACAATCCTGATCGTATCGAGTTGAAGAAGTACTGCAAGTGGTGCCAGTGCCACACGGTGCACAAAGAGACCCGATAG
- a CDS encoding YbhB/YbcL family Raf kinase inhibitor-like protein: protein MRISVDLEQGLLPDRFGKHAPEAYQLDGHPIRSFPIEIADVPEKARSLALTFLDYDAVPVGGFCWIHWLACDIAPDVVLIPENASASGELACVQGSNSDWSPLAGSCTDPRIIHRYAGPYPPDKTHDYTLTLYALDCTLDLHEGYFLNEFRRAIRGHVLAEASLELPSRA, encoded by the coding sequence ATGCGCATATCCGTCGACCTCGAGCAAGGGCTGCTGCCCGACCGCTTCGGCAAGCACGCCCCCGAGGCGTACCAGTTGGACGGCCATCCCATCCGCTCGTTTCCCATCGAAATCGCCGACGTGCCCGAAAAGGCCCGCTCCCTCGCGCTCACGTTCCTCGATTACGACGCCGTTCCCGTCGGGGGCTTCTGCTGGATCCACTGGCTCGCGTGCGACATCGCGCCCGATGTCGTGCTCATCCCCGAGAACGCCAGCGCGTCGGGAGAGCTTGCCTGCGTGCAGGGCTCGAACAGCGATTGGTCGCCGCTGGCGGGCAGCTGCACCGATCCGCGCATCATCCATCGTTACGCCGGCCCGTACCCGCCCGACAAAACGCACGACTACACGCTCACGCTGTACGCGCTCGACTGCACCCTCGATCTTCACGAGGGCTACTTCCTCAACGAGTTCCGCCGTGCCATCCGAGGGCACGTGCTGGCCGAGGCGTCGCTCGAGCTGCCCAGCCGCGCGTAG
- a CDS encoding C40 family peptidase, producing the protein MSEHTIGLSRRTFLTGAAALGALSVMAPTTAFAETAAEKQAEADAVRNQLIGLQADLEAAEISYYAALDERDAAQNAMEAEQAKIDDANSQIEDLQDKLGTRARNMYRNGSTSFVDFVLGAASFEEFTQNWDLLNKMNENDADMVDQTKTLREELQAAKDEFARQEQIASAKADEAKQIQSEVQAKVDQATELVNSLDAEAQELLQQEQAAAAAAAAAEAAAEAERQRQAELAAQQQNGGGGNNGGGGGGTSGGGGGGSVVYPSRPVGSYDSVVGYAMSRIGCPYIWGAEGPDSFDCSGLVTWAYRQVGISLPHQSEAQYSAAARVVSVSEARPGDVLWRYGHVGIAVSAGGSHYVHAPTFNAYVRDTDPLSWAQFTNALQF; encoded by the coding sequence ATGAGCGAGCATACAATCGGACTGAGCAGGCGAACATTCCTTACCGGCGCGGCTGCGCTCGGTGCCCTCTCCGTCATGGCTCCGACGACCGCATTCGCCGAGACCGCCGCTGAGAAGCAGGCCGAAGCCGACGCGGTGCGCAACCAGCTGATCGGTTTGCAGGCTGATCTCGAGGCAGCTGAAATCAGCTACTATGCCGCGCTCGACGAGCGCGATGCCGCGCAAAACGCGATGGAGGCCGAGCAGGCCAAAATCGACGACGCTAACAGCCAGATCGAGGATTTGCAGGACAAGCTGGGCACGCGTGCCCGCAACATGTACCGCAACGGATCCACGAGCTTCGTCGATTTCGTCCTGGGCGCCGCCTCGTTCGAAGAGTTCACCCAGAACTGGGATCTCCTCAACAAGATGAACGAGAACGACGCCGACATGGTCGACCAGACGAAGACCCTGCGCGAAGAGCTCCAGGCAGCCAAGGACGAATTCGCCCGCCAGGAGCAGATCGCCTCTGCCAAGGCCGACGAGGCCAAGCAGATCCAAAGCGAGGTCCAGGCCAAGGTCGACCAGGCCACCGAGCTGGTCAACTCCCTTGACGCCGAAGCCCAGGAGCTCCTCCAGCAGGAGCAGGCCGCAGCGGCCGCCGCAGCAGCGGCGGAGGCTGCCGCCGAGGCCGAGCGCCAGCGTCAGGCCGAGCTGGCGGCCCAGCAGCAGAACGGCGGTGGCGGCAACAACGGCGGTGGTGGTGGCGGCACCTCCGGTGGCGGTGGTGGCGGGTCCGTCGTGTACCCGAGCCGTCCAGTCGGCTCCTACGACTCGGTCGTGGGCTACGCCATGAGCCGTATCGGCTGCCCCTACATCTGGGGTGCCGAAGGCCCCGACTCCTTCGACTGCTCCGGCCTGGTCACGTGGGCGTATCGCCAGGTGGGCATCTCACTGCCGCACCAGAGCGAGGCGCAGTACTCGGCCGCCGCGCGCGTCGTGTCGGTTTCCGAGGCGCGACCGGGCGACGTCCTGTGGCGCTACGGCCACGTCGGCATCGCGGTGAGCGCAGGCGGTTCGCACTACGTGCATGCCCCTACCTTCAACGCGTACGTGCGCGACACCGATCCGCTGTCGTGGGCGCAGTTCACGAACGCGCTGCAGTTCTAA
- a CDS encoding sodium/proline symporter gives MVSNDFWVVFAMLLYFVAVLTIGFVYAKRSNSSTAEYFLGGRGVGPWLTALSAEASDMSGWLLMGLPGVAYFTGASDAMWTAIGLAIGTYLNWKFVAKRLRKYSVVAGDSITLPEFYSKRFHDRKNIVSTVAALIIMVFFCVYVGSCFVTCGKLFATLFGLDYATMMVLGAIIVFLYTLVGGYLSVVTTDFVQGVLMFFALATVFVGSVAWAGGIDNTVAFLQNIPGFLSGTQIAVPLVDDAGRQLVENGTPLFGDAAEYPLITIASMLAWGLGYFGMPQVLVRFMGIRSADEVKKSRVIAVVWCVVSLACGICIGLVGRAIIPTDFATQAQAENVFIVLSQMILPPFMCGVVVSGIFAASMSSSSSYLLIAGSSVAENIFRGVIKKDATDRQVMIVARLTLVAVFMFGIIVAYDENSSIFGVVSYAWAGLGASFGPLTLCALYWRRANMQGALAGMLTGTVAVLVWHNFVKPLGGVFGIYELLPAFVLSFAAIVVVSLLTAPPSEAVVREFDHYLDDEETGAEKSAQ, from the coding sequence GTGGTTTCCAACGATTTTTGGGTCGTATTCGCGATGCTTTTGTACTTCGTCGCGGTGCTGACCATCGGGTTCGTGTACGCGAAGCGTTCGAACTCGTCGACGGCCGAGTACTTCCTCGGCGGTCGCGGGGTGGGGCCGTGGCTCACGGCGCTGTCGGCCGAGGCCTCCGACATGTCGGGGTGGCTGCTCATGGGCCTGCCGGGCGTGGCGTACTTCACCGGCGCGTCCGACGCCATGTGGACCGCCATCGGATTGGCCATCGGCACGTATCTCAACTGGAAGTTCGTGGCGAAACGTTTGCGGAAGTATTCCGTGGTGGCGGGCGACTCCATCACGCTGCCGGAATTCTACAGCAAGCGCTTCCACGACCGTAAGAACATCGTGTCCACCGTTGCCGCCCTCATCATCATGGTATTCTTCTGCGTGTACGTGGGCAGCTGCTTCGTCACGTGCGGCAAGCTGTTCGCCACGCTGTTCGGCCTCGACTACGCCACGATGATGGTGCTCGGCGCCATCATCGTGTTCCTCTACACGCTCGTGGGCGGCTACCTGTCGGTGGTCACCACCGACTTCGTGCAGGGCGTGCTCATGTTCTTCGCGCTGGCCACCGTGTTCGTGGGGTCGGTCGCCTGGGCGGGCGGCATCGACAACACCGTCGCGTTCTTGCAGAACATCCCCGGTTTCCTGAGCGGCACCCAGATAGCGGTGCCCCTCGTTGACGACGCGGGGCGCCAGCTCGTCGAGAACGGCACGCCGCTGTTCGGCGATGCGGCCGAGTACCCGCTCATCACCATCGCGTCGATGCTGGCCTGGGGCCTCGGCTACTTCGGCATGCCGCAGGTGCTCGTGCGCTTCATGGGCATCCGCTCGGCCGACGAGGTGAAGAAGTCGCGCGTCATCGCCGTGGTGTGGTGCGTCGTGTCGCTGGCTTGCGGCATCTGCATCGGGTTGGTGGGGCGCGCCATCATCCCTACCGATTTCGCCACGCAGGCGCAGGCCGAGAACGTGTTCATCGTGCTGTCCCAGATGATCCTTCCGCCGTTCATGTGCGGCGTCGTGGTGTCGGGCATCTTCGCCGCTTCGATGAGCTCGTCGTCGTCCTACCTGCTGATCGCCGGATCCTCGGTGGCCGAGAACATCTTCCGCGGCGTCATCAAGAAAGACGCCACCGACCGCCAGGTCATGATCGTGGCGCGCCTCACCCTCGTCGCGGTGTTCATGTTCGGCATCATCGTCGCCTACGACGAGAACTCGTCCATCTTCGGGGTGGTGTCCTACGCCTGGGCGGGCCTCGGCGCTTCGTTCGGCCCGCTCACCCTGTGCGCGCTGTACTGGCGTCGCGCGAACATGCAGGGCGCGCTGGCCGGCATGCTCACCGGCACGGTCGCCGTGCTCGTGTGGCACAACTTCGTGAAGCCTCTCGGCGGCGTGTTCGGCATCTACGAGCTGCTGCCCGCATTCGTCCTGTCGTTCGCGGCCATCGTCGTGGTGTCGCTGCTTACGGCGCCCCCGTCCGAGGCGGTGGTGCGCGAGTTCGACCATTACCTGGACGACGAGGAAACGGGCGCCGAAAAGAGCGCGCAGTAA
- the tuf gene encoding elongation factor Tu, translating into MAKAKFERSKPHVNIGTIGHVDHGKTTLTAAISKTLSENDGAHGTAHADFTAFENIDKAPEERERGITISIAHIEYETDSRHYAHVDCPGHADYVKNMITGAAQMDGAILVIAATDGPMAQTREHILLARQVGVPYIVVFLNKCDMVDDEELLELVEMEVRELLDSYEFPGDDTPIIRGSALKALEGDKEWQEKVWELMDAVDSYIPTPERMVDKPFLMAVEDTMTITGRGTVATGRVERGTLHVNDPLEIIGIKETANTVCTGIEMFRKLLDEAQAGDNIGCLLRGVKREDIVRGQVLCKPGSVTPHTEFEGQVYILTKEEGGRHTPFFDGYRPQFYFRTTDVTGVAHLPEGTEMVMPGDNVEIKGELIHPIAMEEGLRFAIREGGRTVGSGRVTKIIK; encoded by the coding sequence ATGGCTAAGGCTAAGTTCGAGCGTTCCAAGCCGCATGTTAACATCGGCACCATCGGTCACGTTGACCATGGCAAGACGACCCTGACGGCTGCCATTTCCAAGACGCTGTCCGAGAACGACGGCGCGCACGGCACCGCTCACGCTGACTTCACGGCTTTCGAGAACATCGACAAGGCCCCCGAAGAGCGCGAGCGCGGCATCACGATCTCCATCGCTCACATCGAGTACGAGACGGATTCCCGCCACTACGCCCACGTTGACTGCCCCGGTCACGCTGACTACGTCAAGAACATGATCACGGGTGCTGCTCAGATGGACGGCGCCATCCTCGTTATCGCCGCCACCGACGGCCCGATGGCCCAGACCCGCGAGCACATCCTGCTCGCCCGTCAGGTCGGCGTTCCCTACATCGTGGTCTTCCTGAACAAGTGCGACATGGTCGACGACGAAGAGCTCCTCGAGCTCGTCGAGATGGAAGTTCGCGAGCTGCTCGACAGCTACGAGTTCCCGGGCGACGACACCCCGATCATCCGCGGCTCCGCTCTGAAGGCCCTCGAGGGCGACAAAGAGTGGCAGGAGAAGGTCTGGGAGCTCATGGACGCGGTCGACTCCTACATCCCGACGCCGGAGCGCATGGTCGACAAGCCGTTCCTGATGGCCGTCGAGGACACCATGACCATCACCGGCCGCGGCACCGTTGCCACCGGCCGTGTGGAGCGCGGTACGCTGCACGTCAACGACCCGCTGGAGATCATCGGCATCAAGGAGACCGCCAACACGGTCTGCACCGGCATCGAAATGTTCCGCAAGCTGCTCGACGAGGCTCAGGCCGGCGACAACATCGGCTGCCTGCTCCGCGGCGTCAAGCGCGAGGACATTGTTCGCGGCCAGGTTCTCTGCAAGCCCGGTAGCGTGACCCCGCACACCGAGTTCGAGGGCCAGGTCTACATCCTGACGAAGGAAGAGGGCGGCCGCCACACGCCGTTCTTCGACGGCTACCGTCCGCAGTTCTACTTCCGCACGACGGACGTGACGGGCGTTGCCCACCTTCCCGAAGGCACCGAGATGGTCATGCCGGGCGACAACGTGGAGATCAAGGGCGAGCTCATTCACCCGATCGCCATGGAAGAGGGCCTGCGCTTCGCTATCCGCGAGGGTGGCCGCACGGTCGGCTCCGGTCGCGTCACGAAGATCATCAAGTAA
- a CDS encoding aminotransferase class I/II-fold pyridoxal phosphate-dependent enzyme, translating to MPTYAEMDKAQLAALKEELEREYGEIKARGLSLNMARGKPAKAQLDLSMPLLEAVTTMEDCVAADGTDCRNYGVGFGLPEAKEFMATMLDDEPDNVIVFGNASLNIMYDTVARCWMFGTLGSTPWSKLDTVKWICPAPGYDRHFGVTEEFGIEMIPVPMTDEGPDMDEVERIAASDASVKGIWCVPKYSNPGGVTYSDETVRRLAAMECAADDFRIFWDNAYCVHHLFDEAAEQDQLLDIASACLEAGTEDRCFKFASTSKVTFPGAGISALAASPANIAEIRRRVGVQTIGHDKLNQLRHVRFLRDAEGLAEHMRKHAAILRPKFELVNAKLEEGLDEVGGCSWSNPRGGYFVSFDAPEGCAKRIVGLAKEAGVTMTGAGATYPYKQDPHDSNIRIAPTLPPLEELDEAMDVFTVCVKLAYVEKLLG from the coding sequence ATGCCCACGTACGCGGAGATGGACAAGGCTCAGCTGGCAGCGCTCAAGGAGGAGCTCGAGCGCGAATACGGCGAGATCAAGGCGCGGGGCTTGAGCCTCAACATGGCGCGCGGGAAGCCCGCCAAGGCGCAGCTCGACCTCAGCATGCCGCTGCTCGAAGCCGTGACCACGATGGAGGACTGCGTGGCAGCCGACGGCACCGATTGCCGCAACTACGGCGTGGGGTTCGGCCTTCCCGAGGCCAAGGAGTTCATGGCAACCATGCTGGACGACGAACCCGATAACGTCATCGTGTTTGGCAACGCCAGCCTCAACATCATGTACGACACGGTGGCGCGCTGCTGGATGTTCGGCACGCTGGGCTCGACGCCGTGGAGCAAGCTGGATACGGTGAAGTGGATCTGCCCCGCCCCGGGCTACGACCGCCACTTCGGCGTGACCGAGGAGTTCGGCATCGAGATGATTCCCGTGCCGATGACCGACGAGGGCCCCGACATGGACGAGGTCGAGCGCATCGCCGCCTCCGACGCCTCCGTGAAGGGCATCTGGTGCGTGCCGAAGTACTCGAACCCCGGCGGCGTGACGTACTCCGATGAGACGGTGCGCCGTCTGGCCGCCATGGAGTGCGCCGCCGACGACTTCCGCATCTTCTGGGACAACGCGTACTGCGTGCACCACCTGTTCGACGAGGCGGCCGAGCAGGACCAGCTGCTCGACATCGCTTCGGCCTGCCTCGAAGCGGGCACCGAGGACCGCTGCTTCAAGTTCGCCTCCACCTCGAAGGTGACTTTCCCCGGAGCGGGCATCTCCGCCTTGGCCGCGAGCCCGGCCAACATCGCCGAGATCAGACGGCGCGTGGGCGTGCAGACCATCGGCCACGACAAGCTGAACCAGCTGCGCCACGTGCGCTTCCTGCGCGACGCCGAGGGCCTGGCGGAGCACATGCGCAAGCACGCCGCCATCCTGCGCCCGAAGTTCGAGCTGGTGAACGCGAAGCTCGAGGAAGGCCTCGACGAGGTGGGCGGCTGCTCGTGGAGCAACCCGCGCGGCGGCTACTTCGTGTCGTTCGACGCGCCGGAAGGGTGCGCCAAGCGCATCGTGGGGCTGGCAAAGGAGGCGGGCGTCACGATGACGGGCGCCGGCGCCACCTACCCCTACAAGCAGGACCCGCACGACAGCAACATCCGCATCGCCCCCACGCTGCCACCGCTCGAGGAGCTGGACGAGGCCATGGACGTGTTCACCGTCTGCGTGAAACTGGCCTACGTGGAGAAGCTTCTGGGCTAG
- a CDS encoding class I adenylate-forming enzyme family protein, whose translation MAWREDECILEGLDLQTAPAHWARRRPGHLAFVDAERRLTYAEFAALVDRCASGMRAAGVCKGDVVAVMLPNWHEAPVVFFAAARLGAVLVFCDEVMEGADLALRLDRVDPALVVLARADLADTARAHAPCARVITVRFAAPCCTAFDDLLADDDAPCEPAPVDALEDPFVIAFTSGSTGQAKGVVLSQESSLFSWRSYGRAMQCTAADVFAVPIPLSHMFGVNMGIVLPVMFGATAVLVEKFAPHDLLRTIERERVSVIYGVPTVFGRVLLDLKKHPVDLSSVRTGLVGSATVARELVEDVWERLHCRVVVGYGSTEAVAVTCTTVEDDLEHTASTVGRPFPGVEVRLLGDDGVLRERGEGELVVRSPCMMRRYWRDPERTSEMYAQGWLRTGDAAAIDDEGYVRILGRIDGMIIRGGFNVYAAELEHLYSAHPAVLEVAAFPLPHPELGQQIVVALTCKRGTPMDAAAFRRWAEGRIAKFKLPDRVVFFHELPKLPTGKIDASAIKAAVQP comes from the coding sequence ATGGCATGGCGCGAAGATGAGTGCATCCTCGAGGGGCTCGACCTGCAGACGGCGCCCGCGCATTGGGCGCGGCGTCGGCCCGGCCATCTGGCGTTCGTCGACGCCGAGCGACGACTGACGTACGCCGAATTCGCCGCGCTCGTGGATCGCTGCGCGTCGGGCATGCGGGCCGCAGGCGTCTGCAAGGGCGACGTCGTGGCGGTCATGCTTCCGAACTGGCACGAGGCGCCGGTCGTGTTCTTCGCCGCCGCCCGGCTGGGAGCCGTGCTCGTCTTCTGCGACGAGGTGATGGAGGGGGCCGACCTCGCGCTCAGGCTCGATCGCGTCGATCCTGCGCTCGTCGTGCTCGCGCGTGCCGATCTGGCCGATACGGCGCGCGCCCACGCGCCCTGCGCCCGCGTGATCACCGTGCGCTTCGCCGCGCCCTGCTGCACGGCCTTCGACGACCTGCTGGCCGACGACGACGCCCCTTGCGAGCCTGCGCCTGTCGACGCGCTCGAAGACCCTTTCGTCATCGCATTCACGTCCGGCTCCACCGGTCAGGCCAAAGGCGTCGTGCTGTCGCAGGAAAGCTCGCTGTTCTCGTGGCGCAGCTACGGCCGAGCCATGCAGTGCACCGCAGCCGACGTGTTCGCCGTGCCCATCCCACTGTCGCACATGTTCGGCGTGAACATGGGCATCGTGCTGCCCGTCATGTTCGGCGCCACGGCCGTCCTCGTGGAGAAGTTCGCGCCTCACGACCTCCTGCGCACCATCGAGCGCGAGCGGGTGTCGGTGATCTACGGCGTGCCGACGGTGTTCGGGCGCGTGCTGCTCGACCTCAAGAAGCATCCTGTGGACCTGTCCAGCGTGCGCACGGGCCTCGTGGGCTCGGCCACCGTGGCGCGCGAGCTCGTCGAGGACGTGTGGGAGCGGCTGCACTGCCGCGTGGTGGTGGGGTACGGCTCCACCGAGGCCGTGGCCGTCACGTGCACCACGGTCGAGGACGATCTCGAGCACACGGCATCCACGGTGGGACGCCCGTTTCCCGGCGTGGAGGTGCGCCTGCTCGGGGACGACGGCGTGCTGCGCGAGCGCGGCGAGGGCGAGCTCGTCGTGCGCAGCCCCTGCATGATGCGCCGCTACTGGCGCGATCCCGAGCGCACCTCCGAGATGTACGCGCAGGGTTGGCTGCGCACGGGAGACGCGGCTGCCATCGACGACGAGGGCTACGTGCGCATCCTCGGGCGCATCGACGGCATGATCATCCGCGGCGGCTTCAACGTGTACGCCGCCGAGCTCGAGCACCTCTACAGCGCCCATCCCGCCGTGCTCGAAGTTGCGGCGTTCCCGCTGCCGCATCCGGAGCTCGGCCAGCAGATCGTCGTGGCCCTCACGTGCAAGCGCGGCACGCCCATGGACGCGGCGGCGTTCCGCCGTTGGGCCGAAGGCCGCATCGCGAAGTTCAAACTGCCCGACCGTGTCGTGTTCTTCCACGAGCTGCCGAAGCTGCCCACCGGCAAGATCGACGCCTCCGCCATCAAGGCGGCGGTGCAGCCCTGA
- a CDS encoding DNA-deoxyinosine glycosylase has translation MEAARIVHPLEPIYTERSRVLVLGTMPSPKSREVGFYYGHPQNRFWKVLGALFDEPEPLGIERRTAFLHAHRIALWDVLASCTIAGASDASIADPAPNDLTRIAAAAPLEAVFTTGAKATALYRRFGAPQLPGIAHAGLPSTSPANARMRLDDLVEAYRPLRDALRPPGSSLA, from the coding sequence GTGGAAGCCGCGCGCATCGTCCATCCGCTCGAACCTATATATACGGAGCGTTCGCGAGTGCTCGTCCTGGGCACGATGCCCTCGCCGAAGTCGCGCGAGGTCGGCTTCTATTACGGTCATCCGCAAAACCGGTTCTGGAAGGTGCTGGGCGCGCTGTTCGACGAGCCCGAGCCGCTCGGCATCGAGCGCCGAACCGCTTTTCTTCATGCGCACCGCATCGCGCTGTGGGACGTGCTGGCGTCATGCACCATCGCCGGCGCCTCGGACGCGAGCATCGCCGACCCGGCGCCGAACGACCTGACCCGCATCGCCGCCGCCGCGCCGCTCGAGGCCGTGTTCACCACGGGGGCGAAGGCGACGGCGCTCTACCGGCGCTTCGGCGCGCCCCAGCTACCCGGCATCGCGCATGCAGGGCTTCCGTCCACCAGCCCGGCGAACGCGCGCATGCGCCTCGACGATCTCGTGGAAGCGTATCGCCCGCTGCGCGACGCCCTGCGCCCTCCGGGTTCCTCCCTCGCGTGA